From Streptomyces sp. TLI_235, a single genomic window includes:
- a CDS encoding hemoglobin gives MPRPDITDRADLEPLLRRFYAAAFADPLIGPHFTEVARLDLETHLPHITDFWASALLRTGEYHRNALAPHLGLHRRRPLTAAHFGRWVQLWQAAVDGLYAGPTAERAKTQADRIARTMLRRTTDGDTEGTEGGFVPLAAVLLRS, from the coding sequence GTGCCGCGCCCCGACATCACCGACCGCGCCGACCTCGAACCGCTGCTGCGGCGCTTCTACGCCGCCGCCTTCGCCGACCCGCTGATCGGCCCGCACTTCACCGAGGTGGCCCGGCTCGACCTGGAGACCCACCTCCCGCACATCACCGACTTCTGGGCGAGCGCCCTGCTGCGGACCGGCGAATACCACCGCAACGCCCTCGCCCCGCACCTCGGCCTGCACCGGCGCCGCCCGCTGACCGCCGCCCACTTCGGCCGCTGGGTCCAGCTCTGGCAGGCCGCCGTCGACGGCCTCTACGCCGGCCCCACCGCCGAACGCGCCAAGACCCAGGCCGACCGCATCGCCCGCACCATGCTCCGCCGCACGACCGACGGCGACACCGAAGGCACCGAGGGCGGCTTCGTTCCCCTGGCGGCGGTCCTGCTCCGCAGCTGA
- a CDS encoding L-glyceraldehyde 3-phosphate reductase, whose translation MTYLPSDDRYASMTYRRAGRSGVQLPAVSLGLWHNFGDTQPLEVQRAVLRRAFDRGVTHFDLANNYGPPYGSAERNFGYLFAQDFKPFRDELFIASKAGYDMWPGPYGDGGSRKYLLSSLDQSLGRMGLDYVDVFYSHRYDPTTPLEETMGALDQAVRSGRALYAAISNYPAEQHREAVEILRGMGTPVLMNQISYSILNRTPEDGLLDAIGETQTSMIAFSPLAQGLLTDRYLSGEVPAGSRMSVGHFLREEALTGQKLEQLRALNKVAEQRGQTLAQLALSWVLRDARVVSVIIGASSVAQLDQNLDALKAGPLTAEELAEIDRLSR comes from the coding sequence ATGACCTATCTCCCCTCGGACGACCGCTATGCGTCCATGACCTATCGGCGGGCGGGGCGCAGCGGTGTGCAGCTGCCCGCCGTCTCGCTGGGCCTGTGGCACAACTTCGGTGACACGCAGCCGCTGGAGGTGCAGCGTGCGGTGCTGCGCCGGGCCTTCGACCGCGGTGTCACCCACTTCGACCTGGCGAACAACTACGGCCCGCCGTACGGCAGTGCCGAGCGCAACTTCGGCTACCTGTTCGCGCAGGACTTCAAGCCCTTCCGGGACGAGTTGTTCATCGCGTCCAAGGCGGGCTACGACATGTGGCCGGGTCCGTACGGCGACGGCGGTTCGCGCAAGTACCTGCTGTCCAGTCTGGACCAGTCGCTGGGCCGGATGGGCCTGGACTACGTCGACGTCTTCTACTCGCACCGCTACGACCCCACGACTCCGCTGGAGGAGACGATGGGGGCGCTGGACCAGGCGGTGCGCTCGGGTCGCGCGCTGTACGCGGCGATCTCCAACTACCCGGCGGAGCAGCACCGCGAGGCGGTGGAGATCCTGCGGGGCATGGGCACGCCGGTGCTGATGAACCAGATCAGCTACTCGATCCTGAACCGCACCCCCGAGGACGGGCTGCTGGACGCGATCGGCGAGACCCAGACCAGCATGATCGCGTTCTCGCCGCTGGCGCAGGGCCTGCTGACCGACCGCTACCTGTCGGGCGAGGTGCCGGCCGGTTCGCGGATGTCGGTCGGCCACTTCCTGCGCGAGGAGGCGCTGACCGGGCAGAAGCTGGAGCAGCTGAGGGCGCTGAACAAGGTCGCCGAGCAGCGCGGCCAGACCCTCGCCCAGCTGGCGCTGTCCTGGGTGCTGCGGGACGCGCGGGTGGTCTCGGTGATCATCGGTGCGTCGAGCGTGGCCCAGCTCGACCAGAACCTCGACGCGCTCAAGGCCGGTCCGCTGACCGCCGAGGAGCTCGCCGAGATCGACCGGCTCAGCCGCTGA
- a CDS encoding transcriptional regulator: MSSTSTATRTVTTATPHLRAVRSVAAVPGGGERWYPTTTATPHATTAAPERSRPAAPERQAAVRPAVTPLPAGLPEGATLVALPPSALPQGLLAQYGAELGGSAGHPLVGYLLLVPADQAAPAAAAVPAQPAEEPQPAGRPAAHGISVDTDRRTAHVDGIQLDLTYLEFELLAHLTEHPHRVHTRDHLVTAVWGYGHVGDGRTVDVHVARLRRKLGAAHRDSIVTVRRVGYKYAPAV; encoded by the coding sequence ATGTCCTCCACCTCCACGGCCACCCGTACCGTCACCACCGCCACCCCGCACCTGCGGGCCGTCCGCTCGGTGGCCGCCGTCCCCGGCGGCGGCGAGCGCTGGTACCCGACCACCACCGCGACCCCGCACGCCACCACCGCCGCGCCCGAGCGCAGCCGGCCGGCGGCACCCGAGCGGCAGGCGGCCGTCCGCCCCGCCGTCACGCCGCTGCCCGCGGGCCTGCCCGAGGGCGCCACCCTGGTCGCCCTGCCGCCGTCCGCCCTGCCGCAGGGCCTGCTCGCCCAGTACGGGGCGGAGCTCGGCGGATCGGCCGGCCACCCGCTCGTCGGCTACCTGCTGCTGGTGCCCGCCGACCAGGCCGCACCCGCCGCCGCGGCCGTCCCCGCGCAGCCGGCCGAGGAGCCGCAGCCCGCGGGCCGCCCGGCCGCGCACGGCATCAGCGTGGACACCGACCGGCGCACCGCCCACGTCGACGGCATCCAGCTCGACCTCACCTACCTGGAGTTCGAGCTGCTCGCCCACCTCACCGAGCACCCGCACCGGGTGCACACCCGCGACCACCTGGTCACCGCGGTCTGGGGCTACGGCCACGTCGGCGACGGGCGCACCGTCGACGTCCACGTGGCGCGGCTGCGGCGCAAGCTCGGCGCGGCGCACCGGGACAGCATCGTCACCGTCCGCAGGGTCGGCTACAAGTACGCGCCCGCGGTCTGA